One Paraburkholderia kururiensis DNA window includes the following coding sequences:
- a CDS encoding 2-oxoglutarate dehydrogenase E1 component — MMKQFQLNSYLFGGNAPYVEELYEAYLDNPASVPENWREYFDALQNVPASDGTSASDVAHGPIVESFAQRAKANAFIPREGGENLATARKQVHVQTLISAYRFLGSQWANLDPLKRRERPSIPELEPAFYDFTEADLDQTYSASNLYFGFEQASLREIVKGLRDTYCGTIGAEFMYISDPEQKRWWQERLESIRATPNFTADKKKHILQRLTAAEGLERYLHTKYVGQKRFSLEGGESFIASMDEVVRHGGAKGVQEIVIGMAHRGRLNVLVNTLGKMPADLFAEFEGKHVDDLPAGDVKYHKGFSSDVATEGGPVHLSLAFNPSHLEIVNPVVEGSAKARMDRRGDDAGLQVLPVQIHGDAAFAGQGVVMETLNLAQTRGYGTHGTLHIVINNQIGFTTSDPRDARSTLYCTDVVKMIEAPVLHVNGDDPEAVVLATQIAIDYRMQFHKDVVIDIVCFRKLGHNEQDTPAVTQPLMYKKIAQHPGTRALYAEKLVQQGVIGAEDADAYVKAYRKAMDDGHHTVDPVLSNYKSKYAVDWVPFLNRKWTDAADTAVPLAELKRLAERITAIPENFKVHPLVERVINDRRAMGRGEAALDWGMGEHLAFASLVASGYAVRLTGQDSGRGTFTHRHAVLHDQNRERWNDGTYIPLQNIAEGQAKFTVIDSVLSEEAVLGFEYGYSTAEPNTLVAWEGQFGDFANGAQVVIDQFISSGEVKWGRVSGLTMLLPHGYEGQGPEHSSARIERYLQLCAEHNMQVVQPTTPAQIFHLLRRQMIRLFRKPLIVFTPKSLLRHKEAVSDLSELAKGSFQPVIGETDASIDAKKVKRVVVCSGRVYYDLVAHRREAKAGDAAIVRIEQLYPFAHKQFEAEIKKYDNATEVVWVQDEPQNQGPWFYVEHHLKEGMREGMKLAYSGRPASASPAVGYYAKHYEQQKALVEGAFGRLKSASIAK, encoded by the coding sequence ATGATGAAGCAATTCCAGCTGAACTCGTATCTGTTCGGCGGCAATGCTCCGTACGTCGAAGAATTGTACGAAGCATATCTCGATAATCCTGCGTCAGTGCCCGAGAACTGGCGTGAATACTTCGATGCGCTACAGAACGTTCCCGCATCGGACGGCACTTCGGCAAGCGACGTCGCCCACGGTCCCATCGTCGAGTCGTTTGCGCAGCGCGCGAAGGCCAATGCCTTCATCCCGCGCGAAGGCGGCGAGAACCTCGCCACGGCCCGCAAGCAGGTCCACGTCCAGACCCTTATCAGTGCCTACCGCTTCCTCGGCTCGCAATGGGCCAATCTCGATCCCCTGAAGCGTCGCGAGCGTCCCTCCATTCCCGAACTCGAACCCGCGTTCTACGACTTCACGGAAGCGGACCTCGACCAGACCTACAGCGCAAGTAACCTCTACTTCGGCTTCGAGCAGGCGTCGCTGCGCGAGATCGTCAAGGGGCTGCGCGACACGTACTGCGGCACGATCGGCGCCGAGTTCATGTACATCAGCGACCCCGAGCAGAAGCGCTGGTGGCAGGAGCGCCTCGAATCGATCCGCGCTACGCCGAATTTCACCGCCGACAAGAAGAAGCACATCCTGCAGCGCCTGACGGCCGCCGAAGGCCTCGAGCGTTATCTGCACACCAAGTACGTCGGCCAGAAGCGCTTCTCGCTGGAAGGCGGCGAGAGCTTCATCGCCTCGATGGACGAAGTGGTGCGCCACGGGGGCGCCAAGGGCGTGCAGGAAATCGTGATCGGCATGGCCCACCGCGGCCGTCTGAACGTGCTCGTGAACACGCTCGGCAAGATGCCGGCTGACCTCTTCGCCGAATTCGAAGGCAAGCACGTCGACGACCTGCCGGCCGGCGACGTGAAGTACCACAAGGGCTTCTCGTCGGACGTCGCGACCGAAGGCGGCCCGGTCCACCTGTCGCTCGCGTTCAACCCGTCGCACCTCGAAATCGTCAACCCAGTGGTGGAAGGCTCGGCCAAGGCCCGCATGGACCGCCGCGGCGACGACGCCGGCCTCCAGGTGCTGCCGGTGCAGATCCACGGCGACGCGGCCTTCGCGGGCCAGGGCGTCGTGATGGAAACGCTGAACCTCGCGCAGACGCGCGGCTACGGCACGCACGGCACGCTGCACATCGTCATCAACAACCAGATCGGCTTCACGACGTCGGACCCGCGCGATGCGCGCTCCACGCTGTATTGCACGGACGTGGTGAAGATGATCGAAGCGCCGGTGCTGCACGTGAACGGCGACGACCCGGAAGCGGTCGTGCTCGCCACGCAGATCGCCATCGACTACCGCATGCAGTTCCACAAGGATGTCGTGATCGACATCGTGTGCTTCCGCAAGCTGGGCCACAACGAGCAGGACACGCCGGCCGTCACGCAGCCGCTGATGTACAAGAAGATCGCGCAGCACCCGGGCACCCGTGCGTTGTACGCCGAGAAGCTCGTGCAGCAGGGCGTGATCGGCGCCGAAGACGCGGACGCTTACGTGAAGGCCTACCGCAAGGCGATGGACGACGGCCACCACACGGTCGATCCCGTGCTCTCGAACTACAAGAGCAAGTACGCGGTGGACTGGGTGCCGTTCCTGAACCGCAAGTGGACCGACGCGGCCGACACGGCCGTGCCGCTCGCCGAACTCAAGCGTCTGGCCGAGCGCATCACCGCGATTCCCGAGAACTTCAAGGTGCACCCGCTCGTCGAGCGCGTGATCAACGACCGCCGCGCCATGGGTCGCGGCGAAGCGGCGCTCGACTGGGGCATGGGCGAACACCTCGCGTTCGCATCGCTCGTCGCTTCCGGCTACGCCGTGCGCCTCACGGGCCAGGACTCGGGCCGCGGCACGTTCACGCACCGCCACGCCGTGCTGCATGACCAGAACCGCGAACGCTGGAACGACGGCACGTATATCCCGCTACAGAACATCGCCGAAGGCCAGGCAAAGTTCACGGTGATCGACTCGGTGCTCTCCGAAGAAGCGGTGCTCGGCTTCGAGTACGGCTATTCGACCGCCGAGCCGAACACGCTCGTGGCATGGGAAGGCCAGTTCGGCGACTTCGCCAACGGCGCACAGGTCGTGATCGACCAGTTCATCTCATCGGGCGAAGTGAAGTGGGGCCGCGTGTCGGGTCTCACGATGCTGCTGCCGCACGGCTACGAAGGCCAGGGTCCGGAGCACTCGTCGGCGCGTATCGAGCGCTATCTGCAGCTGTGCGCCGAGCACAACATGCAGGTCGTGCAGCCCACCACGCCGGCGCAGATCTTCCACCTGCTGCGCCGCCAGATGATCCGCCTCTTCCGCAAGCCGCTCATCGTCTTCACGCCGAAGTCGCTGCTGCGCCATAAGGAAGCCGTGTCGGACCTGTCGGAACTCGCGAAGGGCTCGTTCCAGCCTGTGATCGGCGAAACCGATGCTTCCATCGACGCGAAGAAGGTCAAGCGCGTCGTGGTCTGCTCGGGCCGCGTGTACTACGACCTCGTCGCGCATCGCCGCGAAGCGAAGGCCGGTGATGCCGCGATCGTTCGTATCGAGCAGCTCTATCCGTTTGCCCACAAGCAGTTCGAAGCGGAAATCAAGAAGTACGACAACGCGACCGAAGTGGTGTGGGTGCAGGACGAGCCGCAGAACCAGGGCCCGTGGTTCTACGTTGAGCACCATCTGAAGGAAGGCATGAGGGAAGGCATGAAGCTCGCGTACAGCGGCCGCCCGGCATCGGCTTCGCCGGCTGTCGGCTACTACGCGAAGCACTACGAGCAGCAGAAGGCGCTCGTGGAAGGTGCCTTCGGTCGTCTCAAGAGCGCGTCGATCGCGAAATAA
- the typA gene encoding translational GTPase TypA — translation MSRALRNIAIIAHVDHGKTTLVDQLLRQSGTFRENQQVAERVMDSNDIERERGITILAKNCAVEYEGTHINIVDTPGHADFGGEVERVLSMVDSVLLLVDAVEGPMPQTRFVTKKALALGLKPIVVVNKIDRPGARIDWVINQTFELFDKLGATEEQLDFPVVYASGLNGYAGLDPSVREGDMRPLFEAILEHVPVRPADPDAPLQLQITSLDYSTYVGRIGVGRISRGRIKPGQQVALRFGPEGEVLTRKINQVLSFSGLERVQVDSAEAGDIVLINGIEDIGIGATICAVDTPEALPMITVDEPTLTMNFLVNSSPLAGKEGKFVTSRQIRDRLMKELNHNVALRVKDTGDETVFEVSGRGELHLTILIENMRREGYELAVSRPRVVLHEVDGVKHEPYELLTVDVEDSHQGGVMEELGRRKGEMLDMASDGRGRTRLEYRIPARGLIGFQSEFMTLTRGTGLMSHVFDEYAPVKEGSLGERRNGVLISQDDGAAVAYALWKLQDRGRMFVKPGDALYEGMIIGIHSRDNDLVVNPIKGKQLTNVRASGTDEAVRLVPPIQMSLEYAVEFIDDDELVEVTPQSIRLRKRHLKEHERRRASREAAVD, via the coding sequence ATGTCCCGCGCCCTTCGCAATATCGCCATCATCGCTCACGTCGACCACGGCAAGACCACGCTCGTCGACCAGCTGCTCCGCCAGTCCGGCACGTTCCGCGAAAACCAGCAGGTCGCCGAACGCGTGATGGACTCCAATGACATCGAGCGGGAGCGCGGCATCACGATTCTCGCCAAGAACTGCGCCGTCGAATACGAAGGCACGCACATCAACATCGTGGACACGCCGGGCCACGCCGACTTCGGCGGCGAAGTGGAGCGCGTGCTGTCGATGGTGGACTCGGTGCTGCTGCTCGTGGACGCCGTGGAAGGCCCCATGCCGCAGACGCGCTTCGTCACGAAGAAGGCACTGGCGCTGGGCCTCAAGCCCATCGTCGTGGTGAACAAGATCGACCGGCCGGGCGCGCGCATCGACTGGGTGATCAACCAGACGTTCGAACTGTTCGACAAGCTGGGCGCCACCGAAGAGCAGCTCGACTTCCCGGTGGTCTACGCGTCGGGCCTGAACGGCTATGCCGGGCTCGATCCGAGCGTGCGCGAAGGCGACATGCGGCCGCTCTTCGAAGCCATTCTCGAACACGTGCCGGTTCGCCCGGCCGACCCTGACGCGCCGCTGCAACTGCAGATCACCTCGCTCGACTACTCGACCTACGTGGGCCGCATCGGCGTGGGCCGCATCAGCCGCGGCCGCATCAAGCCGGGCCAGCAGGTCGCGCTGCGCTTCGGGCCGGAAGGCGAGGTGCTCACGCGCAAGATCAATCAGGTGCTGTCGTTCAGCGGCCTCGAGCGCGTGCAGGTGGATTCGGCCGAAGCCGGCGACATCGTGCTCATCAACGGTATTGAAGACATCGGCATCGGCGCCACGATCTGCGCGGTCGATACCCCCGAAGCGCTGCCCATGATCACCGTGGACGAGCCCACGCTCACCATGAACTTCCTCGTCAATTCCTCGCCGCTCGCCGGCAAGGAAGGCAAGTTCGTGACGAGCCGGCAGATTCGCGACCGCCTGATGAAAGAGCTCAATCACAACGTGGCGCTGCGCGTGAAGGACACCGGCGACGAAACCGTGTTCGAAGTCTCGGGCCGCGGCGAACTGCACCTCACGATCCTGATCGAAAACATGCGCCGCGAAGGCTACGAGCTGGCTGTGTCGCGTCCGCGCGTGGTGTTGCACGAAGTGGACGGCGTCAAGCACGAGCCGTACGAACTGCTCACCGTGGACGTGGAAGACTCGCATCAGGGCGGCGTGATGGAAGAGCTGGGCCGCCGCAAGGGCGAAATGCTCGACATGGCCTCGGACGGCCGGGGCCGCACGCGTCTCGAATACCGCATTCCCGCGCGGGGCCTGATCGGTTTTCAGAGCGAATTCATGACGCTCACGCGCGGCACGGGCCTGATGAGCCACGTGTTCGACGAGTACGCTCCCGTGAAGGAAGGCTCGCTCGGCGAGCGCCGCAACGGCGTGCTGATCTCGCAGGACGACGGCGCCGCCGTCGCCTACGCGCTGTGGAAGCTCCAGGATCGCGGCCGCATGTTCGTGAAGCCGGGCGACGCGCTCTACGAGGGCATGATCATCGGCATCCACAGCCGTGACAACGACCTCGTCGTGAACCCGATCAAGGGCAAGCAGCTCACGAACGTGCGCGCCTCGGGCACGGACGAAGCGGTGCGCCTCGTGCCGCCCATCCAGATGTCGCTCGAATATGCGGTCGAATTCATCGACGACGATGAACTCGTGGAAGTGACGCCGCAGTCCATTCGTCTGCGCAAGCGTCACCTGAAGGAGCACGAGCGCCGCCGCGCGAGCCGCGAAGCCGCCGTCGACTAA
- a CDS encoding MarR family winged helix-turn-helix transcriptional regulator translates to MADPTPATQPPQAAAASSDLLNYQFGESVGYLLARVKSSMSNLVNQRTMAELGITSQQASVLFMVASGKCVLAAELAREYGIDASAVTRLVDRLEKRGLLERVRSSEDRRAVRLALTPEGLALARRMPAIFSGVLDRLTAGLSPEEIGFLKSMLRRILGNACSCDAADNA, encoded by the coding sequence ATGGCCGATCCTACCCCCGCCACACAGCCGCCGCAGGCCGCCGCCGCTTCATCGGACCTGCTCAATTACCAGTTCGGCGAGAGCGTCGGCTACCTGCTGGCACGGGTGAAATCGAGCATGTCGAACCTCGTCAATCAGCGCACCATGGCGGAACTGGGCATCACGAGCCAGCAGGCCAGCGTGCTCTTCATGGTGGCAAGCGGCAAGTGCGTGCTCGCGGCCGAACTCGCACGCGAGTACGGCATCGACGCAAGCGCCGTGACGCGGCTGGTGGACCGGTTGGAGAAGCGCGGACTGCTGGAGCGTGTGCGCAGTTCCGAAGACCGGCGCGCCGTGCGGCTCGCGCTCACGCCGGAAGGTCTCGCGCTCGCGCGCCGCATGCCGGCCATCTTTTCGGGTGTGCTCGACCGGCTCACCGCCGGCCTGTCGCCCGAGGAGATCGGTTTTCTGAAGAGCATGCTGCGGCGCATTCTCGGCAACGCCTGTAGTTGCGACGCCGCCGACAATGCGTGA
- a CDS encoding efflux transporter outer membrane subunit translates to MKPSSLSAPAPSYRRIALAAAAAATALAFSGCANYFGIKSDKAIAESTQYESSQSIPAQGGQWPTLDWAKQFGDPQLSALIDEALAGNPTIAQAQARLAKAQSYIESSKSNLYPKVEGSYSWTRELLSSNGLYPPPYGGNWYSENNVLASASWELDVWGKNRQRLGQAVSQEKAAEADMQQARVTLASSVARTYNQLAQLYALRDIAAREIDNRRTIGTITNQRVTAGLDTNVERETANGNIATSQANLSDLDGQIQTVRYQLGALLGKGPDRGLQIAQPTLNPLANVALPDNLPADLLARRPDIVAARWQVEAATHDVKEAKAEFFPDINLAAGFGFDAFGWGRFLRASSRQIQAGPAIHLPIFDAGALRAQLKGRYADFDLDVANYDQTLINALNDVATQVASIRSADRQLIDAQHALDASTKAWQLAVVRYRAGLSPQLQVLSADQNRLAAEQTLTNLNMRRRDMQIALITALGGGFDAKDAGLVPPVAVNANGAPWSREPAPPATQSGANPPGAAATPTTTSAASTTATASN, encoded by the coding sequence ATGAAACCCTCATCCCTGTCTGCGCCCGCGCCGTCGTACCGGCGTATCGCCCTTGCCGCAGCAGCCGCGGCGACGGCGCTCGCCTTCTCCGGCTGCGCGAACTACTTCGGCATCAAGAGCGACAAGGCGATCGCCGAATCCACGCAGTACGAGTCCTCGCAGAGCATTCCCGCCCAGGGCGGGCAATGGCCCACGCTCGACTGGGCAAAGCAGTTCGGCGACCCGCAACTGTCCGCGCTGATCGACGAAGCGCTGGCGGGCAACCCCACCATCGCCCAGGCGCAGGCACGGCTCGCGAAGGCGCAGTCGTACATCGAAAGCTCGAAGTCGAATCTGTATCCCAAGGTGGAAGGCAGCTATTCGTGGACGCGCGAGCTGCTTTCCAGCAACGGGCTCTACCCGCCTCCGTACGGCGGCAACTGGTATAGCGAGAACAACGTGCTCGCCAGCGCCTCGTGGGAACTCGACGTCTGGGGCAAGAACCGCCAGCGGCTCGGTCAGGCCGTCTCGCAGGAAAAGGCGGCCGAGGCCGACATGCAGCAGGCGCGCGTCACGCTCGCCTCGTCCGTGGCGCGGACGTACAACCAGCTCGCCCAGCTTTATGCGCTGCGCGACATCGCGGCGCGCGAAATCGACAACCGCCGCACCATCGGGACGATCACGAACCAGCGTGTGACGGCCGGGCTCGACACCAACGTGGAGCGCGAGACGGCGAACGGCAACATCGCGACGAGCCAGGCCAACCTGAGCGACCTCGACGGCCAGATCCAGACCGTGCGCTACCAGTTGGGCGCCCTGCTCGGCAAGGGGCCGGACCGCGGCCTGCAGATCGCGCAGCCCACGCTCAATCCGCTCGCCAACGTCGCACTGCCCGACAACCTGCCCGCCGACCTGCTCGCGCGCCGGCCCGACATCGTCGCCGCGCGCTGGCAAGTGGAAGCCGCGACCCACGACGTGAAGGAAGCGAAGGCCGAGTTCTTCCCGGACATCAACCTGGCCGCCGGCTTCGGCTTCGACGCGTTCGGCTGGGGCCGCTTTCTGCGCGCCTCGAGCCGGCAGATTCAGGCCGGGCCGGCGATCCACCTGCCGATCTTCGATGCGGGCGCCCTGCGTGCCCAGCTGAAAGGCCGCTACGCCGACTTCGATCTGGACGTCGCCAACTACGACCAGACGCTCATCAACGCGCTCAACGACGTCGCCACGCAGGTCGCGTCGATCCGCTCGGCCGACCGGCAACTCATCGACGCGCAGCACGCGCTGGATGCCTCGACGAAGGCCTGGCAGCTCGCCGTGGTGCGCTATCGCGCCGGGCTGTCGCCGCAGTTGCAGGTGCTGAGCGCCGACCAGAACCGCCTCGCCGCGGAGCAGACCCTGACGAACCTCAACATGCGCCGCCGCGACATGCAGATCGCGCTCATCACGGCGCTGGGCGGCGGCTTCGATGCGAAGGACGCCGGGCTCGTGCCTCCCGTCGCCGTGAACGCGAACGGCGCGCCCTGGAGCCGCGAGCCGGCGCCGCCGGCCACGCAGTCTGGGGCGAACCCGCCGGGCGCAGCAGCAACGCCCACGACAACATCGGCAGCAAGCACGACCGCAACCGCGTCGAATTAA